Proteins found in one Pyrus communis chromosome 15, drPyrComm1.1, whole genome shotgun sequence genomic segment:
- the LOC137718643 gene encoding amino acid permease 3-like produces the protein MTMGDEAATKNQQLHHHQVFDISVHVPPQGGSKCFDEDGRLKRTGTVWTSSAHIITAVIGSGVLSLAWATAQLGWVAGPSVMLLFSFVTYYTSTLLSACYRSGDSVTGTRNYTYMDAVRSNLGGAKVKICGYVQYLNLFGVSIGYTIASSISMMAINRSNCFHKSGGKNPCRINSNPYMIAFGVTEIIFSQIPDFDQLWWLSIVAAVMSFTYSTIGLGLGIAQVAENGKIMGSMTGISIGTVTATEKMWRSFQALGDIAFAYSYSLILIEIQDTIRSPPSESKTMKKATQISVAVTTLFYMLCGCMGYAAFGDLSPGNLLTGFGFYNPYWLLDIANAAIVIHLVGAYQVYAQPLFAFVEKTAAQKFPDSEFITKDIKHRIPGIGPYNLNLFRMIWRTAFVIITTVISMILPFFNDVVGLLGAFGFWPLTVYFPVEMYIVQKRIPKWSTRWLCLQTLSVACLIITIAAAAGSIAGVVSDLKVYKPFTASY, from the exons ATGACG ATGGGAGACGAAGCTGCCACAAAAAATCAGCAGCTCCACCACCACCAAGTTTTTGATATCTCAGTTCATGTTCCTCCACAAGGAGGCTCCAAGTGCTTTGATGAAGATGGCCGTCTCAAACGAACGG GAACTGTTTGGACTTCGAGTGCTCACATAATTACTGCTGTGATTGGTTCTGGGGTTCTGTCCTTGGCTTGGGCCACAGCTCAGCTTGGATGGGTTGCTGGCCCTTCTGTGATGCTCTTGTTCTCTTTCGTGACCTACTACACTTCAACTCTCCTGTCTGCATGCTATCGTTCCGGAGATTCGGTCACTGGGACGAGAAACTATACGTACATGGATGCTGTTAGATCCAATCTTG GTGGAGCTAAGGTTAAAATTTGTGGATATGTTCAGTACTTGAACCTTTTCGGGGTTTCCATTGGTTACACAATTGCTTCATCCATAAGTATGAT GGCAATAAATAGGTCTAATTGCTTCCACAAGAGTGGTGGGAAAAATCCATGCCGTATTAACAGCAACCCTTATATGATCGCTTTCGGCGTCACAGAGATCATATTTTCTCAGATTCCGGACTTCGATCAGCTGTGGTGGCTCTCCATTGTTGCTGCGGTCATGTCTTTCACTTACTCAACCATTGGACTAGGCCTTGGAATTGCTCAAGTTGCAG AAAATGGAAAAATCATGGGAAGCATGACCGGAATAAGCATTGGGACAGTGACTGCAACCGAAAAGATGTGGAGGAGCTTCCAAGCACTCGGTGACATAGCTTTCGCCTACTCATACTCTCTCATCCTAATCGAAATTCAGGACACAATTAGATCCCCGCCATCTGAATCCAAGACAATGAAAAAGGCCACTCAAATCAGTGTGGCAGTCACAACCCTTTTCTACATGCTTTGTGGCTGCATGGGATATGCTGCTTTCGGAGACTTGTCCCCCGGAAACCTCCTCACTGGTTTCGGTTTCTACAACCCCTATTGGCTCCTTGACATTGCCAACGCTGCCATTGTCATCCACCTTGTTGGTGCATACCAAGTCTACGCACAACCCCTTTTCGCCTTTGTTGAGAAAACTGCGGCGCAAAAGTTCCCAGACAGCGAATTCATAACGAAAGACATCAAACACCGGATCCCAGGAATCGGACCCTACAACCTTAACCTCTTCAGAATGATCTGGAGGACAGCATTTGTGATCATAACCACTGTGATATCCATGATCCTCCCGTTCTTCAACGACGTGGTTGGACTTCTTGGGGCTTTTGGGTTTTGGCCACTCACGGTTTACTTCCCGGTGGAGATGTACATTGTGCAAAAGAGGATTCCAAAGTGGAGCACACGATGGCTTTGCCTCCAAACCCTAAGTGTTGCTTGCCTTATAATAACCATTGCAGCTGCCGCCGGATCAATTGCCGGTGTGGTTAGTGATCTCAAAGTCTACAAGCCATTCACTGCCAGCTATTGA